One Rossellomorea aquimaris DNA window includes the following coding sequences:
- a CDS encoding prolyl oligopeptidase family serine peptidase, whose amino-acid sequence MKNGTIVKKTLFPSPNPHVELYEITYLSSGLRVKGLLAEPAGKGKYDGFLYLRGGIKGVGMVRPARIAQFASHGFIVFAPYYRGNLGGEGNEDFAGDDREDAISGVELLNHYHRVVHNRIHVFGFSRGGVMALLTGIEKRDVKSVVTWGGVSDMFLTYAERKDLRRMMKRVIGGSPNKVPERYEWRTPLFELENLEAPVLIIHGEKDQNVSVEHAYRLEKRLKELEKSVSSRYFKEFTHYFPPRKNQQIVSMLCTWMKNQ is encoded by the coding sequence ATGAAAAACGGAACGATTGTGAAGAAAACCTTGTTTCCTTCACCTAATCCTCATGTGGAACTATACGAAATTACCTATCTCTCCTCTGGTCTACGGGTAAAGGGCTTATTGGCTGAACCTGCCGGGAAAGGGAAGTATGATGGGTTCCTTTATTTAAGAGGTGGGATCAAGGGCGTCGGCATGGTCCGTCCTGCGAGAATCGCTCAATTTGCTTCTCACGGATTCATTGTTTTTGCTCCTTATTACCGAGGTAATCTTGGAGGAGAGGGAAATGAAGATTTTGCCGGGGATGATCGTGAAGACGCCATTTCGGGTGTTGAATTGCTTAACCACTATCACAGAGTGGTCCATAACAGGATCCATGTGTTTGGGTTTTCCCGTGGAGGGGTCATGGCACTTCTGACAGGCATCGAGAAGAGGGACGTCAAATCCGTTGTTACATGGGGAGGTGTTTCAGATATGTTCTTAACATATGCCGAACGGAAGGATCTCAGAAGAATGATGAAACGAGTCATAGGGGGAAGTCCCAATAAAGTTCCGGAAAGGTACGAATGGCGTACTCCTCTATTCGAATTAGAAAACCTTGAAGCTCCCGTATTGATCATTCACGGTGAAAAGGATCAGAACGTTTCTGTGGAGCATGCATATAGATTAGAAAAAAGACTGAAAGAGTTGGAGAAATCTGTTTCGTCCCGATACTTCAAAGAGTTTACGCATTATTTTCCACCACGAAAGAATCAACAAATTGTCTCCATGCTATGCACATGGATGAAAAATCAATAG
- a CDS encoding DUF2584 domain-containing protein has protein sequence MGMGLELNTMIVTKGKEVRKEENLFELQKDGYRLYPMHIPIDVRKTKHSDPSGYGRIEKMEWTDEKTTILYRLISLNSTN, from the coding sequence ATGGGCATGGGCTTGGAATTAAACACGATGATTGTGACAAAAGGAAAAGAAGTGCGGAAAGAAGAGAATCTGTTCGAGCTCCAAAAGGACGGATATCGCCTTTACCCTATGCATATTCCGATAGATGTAAGAAAAACGAAACACAGTGATCCAAGTGGTTACGGCAGGATTGAAAAGATGGAGTGGACGGATGAGAAAACGACGATTCTGTATCGATTGATTTCCTTGAATTCCACGAACTAA